From one Nematostella vectensis chromosome 7, jaNemVect1.1, whole genome shotgun sequence genomic stretch:
- the LOC116614511 gene encoding insulinoma-associated protein 1 — MPRAFLVKKNKSVKSSGEKRSYPEDDYDPNFNYVDNRIFATSSAVTGIIHSPTECDKFPVLSSLTTMFTSTTASTSCTSAFKPFKTEKENSPKRHKSSVHSTEGKAEKPSKRESKMEFSPISRDLHNEKLTNEHGSVGGKTAVLEHKEFAIFSDKNDFPKPKGPLPQSQFICQLCSEVYSDPFSLAQHKCSGIQHTEHRCPECDKVFSCPANLASHRRWHRPRSPHDKKSSQPQKPVEKKKVESESESDSESDTEKKPGSPVVESELSPVGSSQGQFVCTVCNKTFRRKAYLRKHMNNHTDDRPYPCQYCGKVFRSLTNRAKHVLNHAVGPKTFTCNVCGNGFANKGGLDRHSRIHTGEIYSCKQCSSTFYSSPGLTRHINKCHPPENRQIVVLQVPVRQG, encoded by the coding sequence ATGCCTCGAGCATTTTTAGTCAAGAAAAACAAGAGCGTGAAGTCGTCGGGAGAGAAGAGGAGTTATCCAGAAGATGACTACGACCCTAACTTTAACTATGTCGACAATAGAATATTTGCGACTTCGTCTGCGGTTACTGGAATAATTCATTCACCGACGGAGTGCGATAAGTTCCCAGTGTTAAGTTCATTAACTACGATGTTCACATCGACGACGGCTTCAACCAGCTGTACGAGCGCGTTTAAACCattcaaaacagaaaaagaaaactctCCGAAGCGACACAAGTCTAGCGTTCACTCTACGGAGGGAAAAGCGGAAAAACCAAGCAAGAGGGAAAGCAAAATGGAATTCTCGCCAATTTCCCGCGACCTGCATAATGAGAAACTCACAAATGAGCATGGATCAGTTGGCGGCAAAACTGCCGTACTAGAACACAAGGAATTCGCGATTTTTAGCGATAAAAACGATTTTCCAAAGCCTAAAGGTCCTCTTCCACAGTCGCAGTTTATTTGTCAGCTCTGTAGCGAAGTTTACAGCGATCCCTTTTCACTGgcgcaacacaagtgtagCGGAATTCAGCATACAGAGCACCGGTGTCCAGAATGCGATAAAGTATTTAGCTGCCCTGCCAACCTTGCGTCGCATCGACGGTGGCACAGACCTCGCTCGCCTCACGACAAGAAATCCTCACAGCCCCAGAAACCggtcgagaaaaaaaaagtggaGAGCGAGAGCGAAAGTGACAGTGAATCGGACACGGAAAAGAAACCAGGTTCGCCGGTGGTTGAATCTGAACTCAGTCCAGTTGGTAGCAGTCAAGGGCAATTTGTGTGTACCGTTTGCAATAAGACATTCCGGCGCAAGGCCTACCTTCGCAAACACATGAACAACCACACGGATGATAGGCCATATCCGTGCCAATACTGCGGCAAAGTATTCCGAAGCTTGACGAATCGGGCGAAGCACGTCCTAAATCATGCCGTGGGACCAAAAACATTCACCTGTAATGTATGTGGAAACGGTTTTGCCAACAAAGGTGGACTTGATCGTCATTCACGCATACACACAGGCGAGATCTACTCTTGTAAGCAATGCAGTAGCACATTTTACAGCTCGCCCGGTCTTACCCGGCACATCAATAAATGTCACCCTCCAGAGAACAGACAAATCGTGGTTCTACAAGTCCCGGTCAGACAGGGATGA